The Kogia breviceps isolate mKogBre1 chromosome 2, mKogBre1 haplotype 1, whole genome shotgun sequence genome segment gttagtgTTTGAGTGTATAAGCACAGAAATAAGTAAGTTAAAAATTacccatggggaaaaaaaacttttacCAGTCTATAAATATTATACCTTTCTGGTGTCCTTGCTCTATTGAGTTCACAAGTAAACATTCAATGTGACATGCTCAAGATCCTAATGCTGGTGGAACAATTCCTGTACCTGGACAAATGTTACATTATGTTCGATGGATAGTTAATGCTTGTTGCTTCCTGTTTCATAGATGTAGCTTCATTAACTGCCTCTTGATCACCTCCATCAGCTCCAAATCCAGTTCCTCCGGCGCTCTCATTAACATCAGTATCATCTTCCAAACCATTGTAAAATTCTTCAATCTCACTTTCATCCTCCATAGGTTCTTCTAAACTTGGACTCTGGCATGTTCCACTATCACTGTTACTGCCACAAGAACTAGAGGATAAGACATCATCTTCAGAGTCTGAATATACCTCAGCACCATGGAAAATATAACGGTTTGGTGGTAAAAACAGATATTGAGTACCTGAAACACAGTAATAAGAGAGAAGtgtgttatttccagttttctaaGACTTGGTCTGAGTGGGCTGTCTGGAATAAAGTGTAGCTTCTAGCCTTTTACCTGAGTATCACTACTAGAGGCTATTACTGTAGTTGCTCAAACACAAGCGACAGACTCTCAGTCCTGCATGAAAATCTTAGTTCTGCCACTCATCAACCTTGTAaattgcctcagtttcctcatctggatatgaaataattttcacaaccctatgaggcaagtatgaaaaaaatgtagacaGCCACGTTCAATGAAACTCCCTTTGAACAGATTTGATGAGATGACGTATCCAGCCCACCACCCACCCTCTATTTTACAAGAGTCCTATCACGTTCAAGTATGAGAAGCACTGATCTAGTGCTGGCCTTCTAAGCTTTCTTTCCCAGCTCCCTCTCAAATTAGTATTCGCAATGTAAGATTTGACCTCCAATGGTAAGAAGCATTCCtgcttttgtttacattttgatgTAAGTGAATGGGTAGGAACCTTAAACATTAATGATGAAATGTTTTATACCCTTATATTCACAAGCACCAAGTACCTTCTGACTTAACTCTGTTATCACACGGTGTTATTTATTGCACCACAAAAGCCTGACTAACTGCATAGTTTATCTGGAGTGACAAACCATCTACCAAACATACCTGAGTTGCTCTTCAAAATGACTTTCAAGCTTTTTTATACCCCATCATGACCCAGTTCTCACCTATTAAGTGTTGCAGCATGGAAACCACATTGTGTTTCAGTGACTGGGGAAAGAAAACCCCACCTGGTGCTTCTTACTAGGGCCATGTCCTCTGAATCACATTCCCtcagtcttgtttttttttttttgtagtacgcgggcctctcactgttgtggcctctcccgctgcggagcgcaggctcagcggccatggctcacgggcccagccactccgcagcacgtaggacttccctgaccggggcacgaacctgcgtcccctgcatcggcaggcagactcccaaccactgcgccaccagggaagcccccctcacaGTCTTTTAAAGGGTCCCAGCACATGGCTCTCTCGCCCTTTCCTTTCTATAGGTTAGGCCATGATTATAAAAAGAACACTTCAGggccttccctggcagtccagtggttaaattaagactctgcactctcagtgcagggggcctgggttctatccccgctgggggaactaagaccctgcatgccgtgcagagcagccaaaataataaataaattttttaaaaaattctttctgctcTGGCCTCCCCTGAAGAACTGAATCATCTATTTCTCAGTGGAAGTACTCTgtacctgtctgtctctgccctctTAGCAACCCTCAAGACATTTACATTTTACTTTCTATATGCTCCAACTTCCTCCCTTTCAGCCTCCACCTCACAACAAACAGTGGCAAACTAAAATGAATGAGTAAAGTCCAGCTGTTGCTTGGTTTTAACCGCTAAAAATGTTAAGTTTTACACTCTTTACATTCGTTATCTTTTCAAATgctcacaatgctatgagagagAAGCAGATCTGACAACTCAGTCTAATACCAAAGCCTGTACCTTTAAAGGTCTAAATTGGTAGAATAAAACCAAGGTATAATACCAATTTCCTGGGGCAGAGTTTTGTATGTTTGACCCATCTGTCAAAAAGACAGCCAGAGAATGCTGCCAGTGCCTAGGCAAACTGTTTCTCTACTTCTGACTCTTGCCACATTTGAAAGCGTTAAGTATTCTCCTATGTATGCTCTTTCTAGTTTTCCCCATGGAAGACTTCCCCTAATTACAGTTCAAGACCAAAGTCAGAACTTAGGTTTTTTAGAAAGCCTTCAATAACCTAGTGCCCTCCAAGTAGcataaaccttttaaaatatcacctatttttttctcattcacctatttttgtaattatatacacaaatatcagTAGCTTGATCGGTGTCTCCAGAACTTGCTTATGGAAAATGCCCAAAGGCTTATTCAACTGAACTAAAATTTAGAGCAAATGATTACAACACTTAATACATTTGTCTCAAATTTCTTGTCAGTTTTCACCATGTATTAGTAAGTAGAATGGGACTTAATGTTTTAAGCTGTACAAAGTTGTTGCATCTAAGAGCACAAGTTTCTGTTTGATTAATACTTGGTCATAAGTGGTTTCAAAAAGTACAAAGTGATTTCACTTACGTTACTACTTATgatagggacttgcctggtgtcacagaggttaagaatccgcctgccaatgcaggggacacaagttcaagccccggtccacgaagatcccacatgctgcagagcgattaagcccgtgcgccacaactactgagcctgcgctctagaactcagctcacgagccacaactactgagccctagtgctgcaaatactgaagcccgtgcgcctagagcccgtggctccacaacgagaagccaccacaatgagaagcccactcaccacaactagagaaagcctgtgcacagcaacaaagacccaatgcagccaaaattaattagttttttttaaaaaaactaattgaTAAAAAGACTTCCCACATGTCAAAACAGGGTAGATGGTATTTCTGATACTCAGTGGCAAAGAACCAGCTGTTTTCTAGGTCTAAAACAACACGACCTAACGGTTAAGAGAATCCAGAATCCACCTGGTTCTTCCACACCCTAGTCATTACCTTGCCTGGGGTACTTAACCTCTATGGTCCTCAGTTTCCCACCTGTACCAGAGTAGTAATAGTCCCTTCCTGCCTCACgatactaaaatcagaaaatgtAAAGTCACTGACCCACAGTAACTACCCAAATCTCAATCATTTCTACCAGCTAAAGCTCTCACCAAAAAATGGCAGAGCACTCAGTATTTCCCAATTAAATGCTTACCTTCTCATTCCCTAGAGAAACACAAGGTACAGAGCATACTTTCACACCACTTTTCCCCCATATTACAGAAGATACCGtttatctttttctgacttaaaatCTCAACTTTACAGTTTCTCTAAACACAATCAACTATTACATTTAGCCACATAAAATTACCCTAACTAGCCTGCCAAAATTGCTCACTTCTTACAAATATTTCGTTAGAACAATTATAACCTTCAAAATGTTTCAACAGCCTTTCTTACCATCAAGCCGTTTACTAATCTGCTCCTTTGCGAGTCTAGCTGGCCAGCATTTTCTCACTGTTTCAGCAACTgaagttctttcatttttctccccagtATTGGAGGCAACATTCTTCAAATCCGGACTCTCCACCTGTTCATTAACACTTTCAGTGCTCCCAGCAGAAGCCTGTACTTCCGGTGATTGTTCTTCGACACAGTTGTTTGATTCAGACACATCTGGATCATCACCATTACTCTTTGTTTCTTGGTCTAAAAGAGTGACAATCACTGAAGAATCTGCTGGTGAGGTTCCTTCTGGTGAACTCGAGCCTTCTGAAATATTGAGGGGTGTGGGTGGCAACTCTGACAAATGAGCCAATTCTTTTTGTGTTCGTGGAGGTTTTTCAGTAATTTCTGAAAGCTTTACAGGGTTGCAGCAAAGTTTGGCGTATTCACCACCTAACCTGTGACACAATTCATTAATAATGACATCACAGTCTCCAAGAAGCTCTACATCAAAATGCAGGTGAGGCAAAGGTTCCCTATTAATTAATATCTGAGGCACTTCATGGGGTATGGAACCTAAGAATagggtgaaaaaagaaagaattagagaaaggaagggaagtacactaataaaaccaaaagaaatgcACTATGTAAAAATCTAacagaattccctggcagtccagtggttaggactctgcactttcattgcCATGGCCAGGGTTctattcctggtcagggaaccaagatcctgcaagacgtgaggcatggccaaaaaaacaaaaaatctaacaTGCTCCCAATACCAAAGAAGACACCCAACTCTAGTATTCAACCAAGCTATTACATACCATCAAACTATCAAACAGATTTCAGGTTCTGCTCCTGTCACCTGGTTACCTCTGGGTAATTGCCTCAGACTTTTTATTCTGTATTCAATGTTCTTGTCTGTATAATGGGGTAATAACAGTACTTCTCCACAAGCTTGCAGTGAGCATTCAGTTAATATGCAGAGAAGAGTTCTTGGTGCAGTATAGGTAATAGTTATTCTATTAAAATGGCTTCTGATATGTGAAAATTCATACCAGTCTGTTCTCCACTATTATGTACCAAtgtcttacattttttaaaaagtacctttGCCTATCACCAACACATTTTACTACCCCACAGGAAACTTGGAAGAAGTTCTCTGCCTcacatttaaatagaaaaaaacacgCAAATAAGCTTATacgttacattttcttttttttttaagttagaaattGTCCTATAATCTACTTGAACAGAATTTCACAGCTACTTGGGGAAGGCTGATTTAAACTGTTAAAGCAACTACATGTGTGCTAGGGAAAAGATGCAGAATAGGAGAGTTTAACTCTGTTTCTTCCAGCAGTTTGCTCTAGCTATGTTTTGCTTGTATGGGGGTCCAATTTTAATTCTCCAGTTAAGGGTTTGATatactttcctctcttccttctctcacttCTTTGGCACAAATGATGCTACTGAATTAGTCCCTCTATCTTCCTCCCCCCCTTGCTTGCTCACTAGAGGGAGAAAAAAGGTAGTACGGGAGCATGGATTAAAGAAATATTCCTGAGAATAATAGGGACAAATTGTTTTTGAGCATTTTTATACACATGTACACCCTTGTGGGTAGAGCTAATCCACATACAATGATTGACAAGGCATGACTGTTATtcttacaaaaacaaactaatCATTGTGAGCCCCAAAATTCTATCGTACATGAGTACGTTACACATGTATCAAGCTATACATCTGAACTTACTGGACCAAAAACCAATTACATTTGAAAGATTAACTACTCAAATTAAgactaaaaatacagatttttactATGCTTCCTCAGTATATGTAAAACTAGCTCATGCTAACTCCTGCCACATTAAAGCACATTCCACTGAAAAGTTTAAGTTGAACTGTTTCCCTTTGTTATTACTTCTGTTTTGAAAGCCCTCTTCCCCCACTGAAATGTCAGATTAACCAATCTTCCTGAGCAAGAATATGTcacctaaaaaaattaaagtttgggggcttccctggtggcacagtggttaagaatccgcctgccaatgcaggggacacgggttcgagccttggtctgggaagatcccacatgccgtggagcgactaagcccgtgtgccacaactgctgagcctgcgcgcctagagccagtgctccgcaacaagagaagacactgcaatgagaagcccgcacacagcaatgaagagtagcccccgctcaccagtactagagaaagcccacgtgcagcaatgaagacccaacgcagccaaaaaaaatttttttttaaattaaagtttggCTCTTCACCACTCTTTAACAAAAAACAGAATAAGATCATTGGGGTCTACTCCATAGACCCACAACCCATGGCAAAATATAGAAATggttctctaaaaaaaaaatcatcacccaCTTACTCGGAATTAGTGCTACTGGTCTTACTTTCAGGGAAGACCCAATAACAATGAGAAGATCAACTTCATCTTTGTCATACTTCATGGCTCTATGAAACTGTTCTGGTAAATTTTCACCAAAAAAGACAATCTCTGGTTTCATGATAGCAAGTGGTTCATCAGCTGGGCACCTAGGACATCGAGGAACCACCTGCATGTTCCAGATTTTAGTTGAGGTGGGAAAGAGAAGGGCAAGCCCGAGTTAGAGTCAACATTTCCACACTTCCCAAGAATTCATTtcaaaattatcaaagaaaacagaaaagctgtGAATAGCAGGGAAAACTGGAGAAGACCTAAAAATCAACTATCAATGACCCATTAGTTTAttaacatacaatgaaatacaattTTGCTATTATATGTGTATGCTGCCATTACGATATCTGTATAGACCTACATTTGATATTCAAGAGTCCATTATATATTAAGAGGGAAAAGCagcatgtgtatgtatacacagatgacacttaacttttaaaaagtttgtaaAATACGATTCCATTTTAATATGCTATCTTCTCATAATTATATGATTAACTATATATGCAGCTAAGCATACAGAATTTatttctggatggtttttattCTCTGccatattttcctgtattttttggTCAATGAGtgtacatgaaatattttttacaaaatcaATCTGACAGgcactttttaaaagagagagtaaGGAGAAAAACGAATGTTAAGTAACACCACACTTAATGATCTGGGTTTTTATTTTAGCCTTATATATGAGATAGTCAACTTCATCAATCAAGAGACTATGGAGCAATGTTTTTAACTTAAGGTTCTGAAAGGTTTTTGTGTATTTCTCTGGAATTCCCAATGGTAACTAACATTTGTTTTCCTGGATGTTTCTGTACCACATAAATACTTCCAGAAAAAAAGGA includes the following:
- the SIRT1 gene encoding NAD-dependent protein deacetylase sirtuin-1 isoform X2, with the protein product MCLCSGRKTILEIYPGQFQPSLCHKFIALSDKEGKLLRNYTQNIDTLEQVAGIQRIIQCHGSFATASCLICKYKVDCEAVRGDIFNQVVPRCPRCPADEPLAIMKPEIVFFGENLPEQFHRAMKYDKDEVDLLIVIGSSLKVRPVALIPSSIPHEVPQILINREPLPHLHFDVELLGDCDVIINELCHRLGGEYAKLCCNPVKLSEITEKPPRTQKELAHLSELPPTPLNISEGSSSPEGTSPADSSVIVTLLDQETKSNGDDPDVSESNNCVEEQSPEVQASAGSTESVNEQVESPDLKNVASNTGEKNERTSVAETVRKCWPARLAKEQISKRLDGTQYLFLPPNRYIFHGAEVYSDSEDDVLSSSSCGSNSDSGTCQSPSLEEPMEDESEIEEFYNGLEDDTDVNESAGGTGFGADGGDQEAVNEATSMKQEATSINYPSNIM